A genomic window from Dechloromonas sp. A34 includes:
- a CDS encoding CheR family methyltransferase → MGRVLSMVNYSKPDFPATLLSRESGGAREFVFSTADFERVRKLIYQHAGISLSPVKQDMVYSRLARRLRATGKHSFTEYLDALEKNGGDEWERFVNSLTTNLTSFFREPHHFPIFAEHLRKIGTRRPIRVWCSAASTGEEPYSIAITVAETFGTQTSHVSIIASDLDTNVLETARHGVYPLERVEKLSPERLHRFFLRGTGNQEGYVSVRPELKSMIEFKRINLLDTSYTVKAPLDIIFCRNVMIYFDKPTQYKILSRFAPMLQPDGLMLAGHSESFLHAADLFKSLGKTVYALAKAG, encoded by the coding sequence ATGGGAAGAGTTCTGAGTATGGTCAATTATTCCAAACCGGATTTTCCGGCCACCTTGTTGTCCCGGGAGTCCGGGGGGGCAAGGGAGTTCGTTTTTTCCACGGCTGATTTCGAGCGCGTGCGCAAACTGATCTATCAGCATGCTGGGATTTCCCTGTCGCCGGTCAAGCAGGACATGGTCTATTCCCGGCTGGCGCGTCGTCTGCGGGCGACCGGCAAGCACAGCTTTACCGAGTATCTCGATGCGCTGGAAAAGAACGGCGGCGATGAATGGGAGCGTTTCGTCAATTCGCTGACCACCAACCTGACGTCGTTCTTTCGCGAGCCCCACCACTTTCCCATATTCGCCGAGCACCTGCGCAAGATCGGTACCCGGCGTCCGATCCGGGTCTGGTGTTCCGCCGCGTCGACCGGCGAAGAACCCTATTCAATCGCGATTACGGTAGCCGAGACCTTCGGTACGCAAACCTCGCACGTCTCGATTATCGCTTCAGATCTCGATACCAATGTTCTGGAAACGGCGCGGCACGGGGTCTACCCGCTTGAGCGGGTCGAAAAGCTGTCGCCGGAACGCTTGCACCGATTCTTTCTGCGTGGGACCGGCAACCAGGAAGGCTATGTTTCGGTACGGCCCGAGTTGAAGTCAATGATCGAGTTCAAGCGGATTAATCTGCTCGACACCAGTTACACCGTCAAAGCGCCGCTCGACATCATCTTCTGTCGCAATGTGATGATCTATTTCGACAAGCCGACCCAGTACAAGATACTTTCCCGCTTCGCGCCGATGCTGCAGCCCGATGGCCTGATGCTGGCCGGTCATTCCGAAAGCTTTTTGCATGCAGCCGATCTTTTCAAGTCGCTGGGCAAGACAGTGTACGCGCTGGCCAAGGCCGGCTAA